The DNA window gcttccgcttcttcttcttcttcttcttcttcttcttcttcttcttctacctcttcttcttcctcttcttcttcctcttcttcttcttcttcttcttcttcttcctctgctgcttcttcttcttcttcttcttcttcttcttcttcttcttcttcttcttctgttctgtatccacttcttcttcttcttcttcttcttcttctgattccacttcttcttcttcttctacttctacttcCACTTCTGCATCTTCATCtgcatccacttcttcttcttcttcttcttcttcttcttcttcttcttcttcttcctcttcttcttcttcttctgcttccgcttcttcttcttcttcttcttattcttcttcttcttcttcttcttcttcttcttcttcttctccttcttcttctgcttccgctgcttcttcttcttcatcttcttcttttcttctgcttccgcttcttcttcttcttcttcttcttcttcttcttctttttcttcctcttcttcttcttatttttcttcttcttcttcttctgcttccgcttcttcttcttcttcttcttcttcttcttcttcttcttcttcttcttcatcttcttctgcttcttcttcttcttcttcttcttcttctgttctgcatccacttcttcttcttcttcttcttcttcttcttcttcttcttcttcttcttcttcttcttctccttcttctgcttccacttcttcttcttcttcttcttcttcttcttcttcttctttcttcttcttcttcttcttctgcttccacttcttcttcttcttcttcttcttcttcttcttcttcttcatcttcttcttcttcttctttttcttcttcttcttcttcttcttcttcttcttcttcttcttcttcttctttttcttcttcttattcttcttcttcttcttcctcttcttcttcttcttcatcttcttcttcttctgcttccacttcttcttcttcttcttcttcttcttctcttcttctcttcttcttctgcttccacttcttcttcttcttcttcttcttcttcttcttcttcttcttcttcttttcttctgcttccgctgcttcttcttcttcttcttcttcttcttcttcttcttctgattcacttcttcttcttcttcttcttcatcatcttcttcttcttcttctttttcttcttcttcttcttcttcatcttctgattccacttcttcttcttcttcttcttcatcttcttcttcttcttctttttcttcttcttcttcttcttcttcttcttcttcttcttcttcttcttcttcttctccttcttctgcttccacttcttcttcttcttcttcttcttcttcttcttcttcttcttcttcttcttcttcttcttcttctgcttccacttcttcttcttcttcttcttcttcttcttcttcttcttcttcttcatcttcttcttcttcttctttttcttcttcttcttcttcttcttcttcttcttcttcttcttcttcttcttctttttcttcttcttattcttcttcttcttcctcttcttcttcttcttcatcttcttcttcttctgcttccacttcttcttcttcttcttcttcttcttcttcttcttcttcttctgcttccacttcttcttcttcttcttcttcttcttcttcttcttcttcttcttcttcttttcttctgcttccgctgcttcttcttcttcttcttcttcttcttcttcttcttctgattccacttcttcttcttcttcttcttcatcatcttcttcttcttcttctttttcttcttcttcttcttcttcatcttctgattccacttcttcttcttcttcttcttcatcttcttcttcttcttctttttcttcttcttcttcttcttcttcttcttcttcttcttcttctttttcttcttcttattcttcttcttcttcttcctcttcttcttcttcttcatcttcttcttcttctgcttctgcttcttctttttcttcttcttctgcttccgcttcttcgtcctcttcttcttcttcttcttcttcttttcttctgctcccgcttcttcttcttcttcttcttcttcttcttcatcttctgcttctgcttcttcttcttcttcttcttgttcttcttcttcttcttcttcttcttcttctacttcctcttcttcttcttcttcttttcttcttcttcttcttctttttcttcttcttcttcttctgttctgcatccacttcttcttcttctttttcttcttcatcttcttcttcttttctttttcttcttcttctgcatccacttctttttcttctacttccactttctcttctatttcctcttcttctgcttcttcttcttcttcttcttctgcttcttcttcttcttcttcttctgcttccgcttcttcttcttcttcttcttcttcttcttcttcttcttcttcttcttcttcttctgcttccgctgcttcttcttcttcttctcacttcttcttcttctgcttccgctgcttcttcttcttcttcttcttttcttctgcttccgctgcttcttcttcttcttcttcttcttcttcttcttattcttcttcttctgcttcttcttcttcttcttcttcttcttcttcttcttcttcttcttcttctatttattcttcctcttcttcttcttcattttcttcttcttctgcttcttcttcttcttcttcttcttcttcttcttcttcttcttcttctgcttccgctgcttcttcttcttcttcttcttcttcttctgcttccgctgcttcttcttcttcttcttcttcttcttcttcttcttctgcttccgcttcttcttcttcttcttcttcttcttcttcttctgcttccgctgcttcttcttcttcttcttcttcttttcttctgcttccgctgcttcttcttcttcttcttcttcttcttctacttctgcttccgcttcttcttcttcttcttcttctttttcttcttcatcttcttcttctttttctttttcttcttcttcttctgttctgcatccatttcttcttcttcttcttcttcttcttcttcttcttattcttcctcttcttcttcttcattttcttcttcttctgcttcctcttcttcttcttcttcttcttcttcttcttcttcttcttcttcttcttctacttctgcttccgcttcttcttcttcttcttcttcttcttcttcttcttcttcttcttcttcttcttcttcttcttctgcttccgcttcttcttcttcttcttcttcttctgttctgcatccacttcttcttcttcttcttcttcttcttcttctgcttcttcttcttcttcttctccttcttctgcttccacttcttcttcttcttcttcttcttcttcttcttcttcttcttcttcttcttctttttcttcttcatcttcttcttctttttctttttcttcttcttcttctgttctgcatccatttcttcttcttcttcttcttcttcttcttcttcttcttcttcttcttcttcttctacttcttcttcttcttcttctacttctgcatccacttctttttcttctacttccactttctcttctatttcctcttcttctgcttcttcttcttcttcttcttctgcttcttcttcttcttcttcttcttctgcttccacttcttcttcttcttcttctactgcttccacttcttcttcttcttcttcttcttcttcttcttcttcttcttcttctactgcttccacttcttcttcttcttcttcttcttcttcttcttcttcttcttcctcttcttcttcttcttctgcttccacttcttcttcttctgcatccagtttttcttcttcttcttcttcttcttcttcttcttctgcttcttctgcttcttcttcttcttcttcttcttcttcttcttcttcttcttcttcttcttcttcttcttctatttctttttcttcttcttctatttctttttcttcttcttcttcttcttctgcttcttcttcttcttcttcttctgttctgtatccacttcttcttcttcttcttcttcttcttcttcttcttcttcttcttcttcttcttcttctgattccacttcttcttcttcttcttcttcttcttcttttcttctgcttccgcttcttcttcttcttcttcttcttcatcttctgcttccgcttcttcttcttcttcttcttcttcttcttcttcttcttcttcttcttcttctacctcttcttcttcctcttcttcttcctcttcttcttcttcttattcttcttcttcctctgctgctgcttcttcttcttcttcttcttcttcttcttcttcttcttctgttctgtatccacttcttcttcttcttcatcttcttcttctgattccacttcttcttcttcttctacttctacttcCACTTCTGCATCTTCATCtgcatccacttcttcttcttcttcttcttcttcttcttcttcttcttcttcttcttcttcctcttcttcttcttcttctgcttccgcttcttcttcttcttcttcttcttcttattcttcttcttcttcttcttcttcttcttcttctccttcttcttcagcttccgctgcttcttcttcttcgtcttcttcttttcttctgcttccgcttcttcttcttcttcttcttcttcttcttcttctttttcttcctcttcttcttcttattcttcttcttcttcttcttcttctgcttccgcttcttcttcttcttcttcttcttcttcttcttcttcttcttcttcttcttcttcttcttcttcatcttcttctgcttcttcttcttcttcttcttcttctgttctgcatccacttcttcttcttcttcttcttcttcttcttcttcttcttcttcttcttcttcttcttctgcttccgcttcttcttcttcttcttcttcttcttcttcttcttcttcttcttcttctgcttcttcttcttcttcttcttcttcttcttctccttcttctgcttccacttcttcttcttcttcttcttcttcttcttcttcttcttcttcttcttcttcttctttttcttcttcatcttcttcttctttttctttttcttcttcttcttctgttctgcatccatttcttcttcttcttcttcttcttcttcttcttcttcttcttcttcttcttcttcttcttcttctacttcttcttcttcttctacttctgcatccacttctttttcttctacttccactttctcttctatttcctcttcttctgcttcttcttcttcttcttctgcttcttcttcttcttcttcttcttcttctgcttccacttcttcttcttcttcttctactgcttccacttcttcttcttcttcttcttcttcttcttcttcttctttttctactgcttccacttcttcttcttcttcttcttcttcttcttcttcctcttcttcttcttcttctgcttccacttcttcttcttctgcatccagtttttcttcttcttcttcttcttcttcttcttcttctgcttcttctgcttcttcttcttcttcttcttcttcttcttcttcttcttcttcttcttcttcttcttcttcttcttcttcttctatttctttttcttcttcttctatttctttttcttcttcttcttttgttctgcatccacttcttcttcttcttcttcttcttcttcttcttcttcttcttcttcttcttcttcttcttcttcttcttcttcttcttcttcttcttcttcttcttcttcttcttcatcttcttctgcttcttcttcttcttcttcttcttctgttctgcatccacttcttcttcttcttcttcttcttcttcttcttcttcttcttcttcttcttcttcttcttcttcttcttcttcctcttcttctttttctgctagcacttcttcttcttcttcttcttcttcttcttcttcttcttcttcttcttcttcttcttcttcttcttcttcttcttcttcttcttcttcttcttctgcttccacttcttcttctacttattcttcttcttctgcttccacttcttcttcttcttcttcttctttttctgcttccacttcttcttcttcttcttcttcttcttcttcttcttcttcttcttcttcttcttctacttctt is part of the Narcine bancroftii isolate sNarBan1 chromosome 12, sNarBan1.hap1, whole genome shotgun sequence genome and encodes:
- the LOC138746779 gene encoding uncharacterized protein produces the protein SSSSSSSSSSSSSSSSTSSSSSSTSASTSFSSTSTFSSISSSSASSSSSSSASSSSSSSSASTSSSSSSTASTSSSSSSSSSSSSSSSTASTSSSSSSSSSSSSSSSSSSSSASTSSSSASSFSSSSSSSSSSSASSASSSSSSSSSSSSSSSSSSSSSSSSSSSSSSSSSSSSSSASASSSSSSSSSSSSSSSSASSSSSSSSSSPSSASTSSSSSSSSSSSSSSSSSSFSSSSSSSSSSSSSSSSSSSSSSSSSTSSSSSTSASTSFSSTSTFSSISSSSASSSSSSASSSSSSSSSASTSSSSSSTASTSSSSSSSSSSSSFSTASTSSSSSSSSSSSSSSSSSASTSSSSASSFSSSSSSSSSSSASSASSSSSSSSSSSSSSSSSSSS